Sequence from the Corallococcus sp. EGB genome:
GGAGGTCATCGCGCCCGCGCTGAAGCGGGGCGAGGTGTGCATCACCGACCGGTATCTGTACTCGCAGCTCGCGCTGACGGGCGGTGGGCGGGGCCTGAAGGAGGCGCAGCTGTTGCCCGCGTGCGAGCTGGCGTCGCAGGGGCTGTGGCCGGACCTGGTCATCCTGGTGGACGTGGACCCGGATCTCGCGCGGCTGCGCAAGCGGCTGGGCAAGGTGCAGAGCGGCAAGGTGAACGACGCGGACAGCCGCAAGGGCCTCGTCGGCGCGGGGCTGGCGGTGCGCGTGCGTGAGGCGTTCCTGGCGCAGGCCCGGAAGGATCCGGCGCGGTGGATCATCCTGGAGAACAATGATCAGCCGCTGCGAGTGCTGGAGCAGCGCCTGGTGGAGGCCGTGGTGGCGCGGCTGGAGGGCCGCGAGCAGCCGGTGCAGCGGCTGGTCCCCGCCCCTCCCCCGCCGATGCCGGGCGTGGCGTCGGTGGACGACGTGGAGGAGCGGTTCTTCCGGGCGGTGGACGGCCTGGAGGCGCGCGAGCCGCAGCTGGCGGCGTGGCTGCTCAACGGCATTCCGGGGCTGCCCGCGCACCAGCGCCGGGTGGCGTACGCGGAGCGGTTGCCGGGGCTGGTCGCTCGCAGCCTGAATGGACTGGATGACGACACGTCGTGGACGCTGCGCGAGGTGCTGGCGCCAAGTGTGCCGGTGGACGTGGCGGAGGGTCTGGGGTTCGTGACGTCGCCGCGCTCGCACGCGCTGCGGCAGCGGCTGTACGCCCCGGCGCCGGCGGCGGTGCTGGAGGGGCTCAAGCGCCAGGACTCGCCGGAAGCGTGGGCGCTGCGCGAGCGCGGCGTGAGGGACGGGCACCTGGCGGCGGTGCTGCTGGGCCTGGCCGGCGTGGACGGCGAGGAGTCCTGGGTGCTCCGCGAGGCGGGCATGCAGCGCAAGCTGTACACGGAGGTGGCGCGCAGCCTGGGCGGCCTGACCACGGAGCGCGCGGAGGCCCTGCGCGAGGCGCTGATTCCGCACGACCGGCTGGCGGTGCTGAAGAGCACCACGGGGCTGGAGACGCCGGTGGCGGTGGGGTTGCGCGAGCAACTGGAGAAGGGAGCGCTGAAGCTGGTGCTGCGCTCGCTGACGGGCGTGGACACGCCGCGGGCCTGGGCGATGCGCGAGCGGGGTGTGCAGTCCACCAAGGAGGCGTTGGACTCCGTGGACGGGATGGACTCGCCGCGCGCGTGGAAGCTGCGGGCCTCCGCGGCGCGCCGGTGGCCGGCGACGGTGGTGTCGTCGATGAGGGGGCTGCCGCTGGTGGCGGAGACGCGGGCGCTGCTGGACCGCATCCTGGAGGAGCAGCCCGGGAAGCTGCCGGTGCTGCGCAACGCGTACGCGGTGGTGGCGCACGCCCGGGCGCTGGAGCACGCGCAGCGGCCGGCGCGGGCCCTGGCGGAGATGCTGAGCGTGGACGCCGGGCGGCAGGAGGCATGACGTCCATGGAGGGTCCATTCGGAGCGTTGTTCCAGGACGTGGAGCAGGAGCTGTCGGCCCTGTCGATGGGGTCCATCCTCCCCCGGCTGGTGGCGGCGGCGCTGATTGGCGCGCTGTTGTCGTCGCGGCCGTGGCGGATGTTGACGGGCAAGCCGCTGCCGAAGGTGGAGATGGTGCAGGCGCAGATCCTGCTCTGCGCGGCGGCGGCGGTGATTACGGCGGTGATTGGCAACAGCGTGGCGAAGGCGTTCGGGCTGGTGGGCCTGGGCGGGTTCGTGCGGTTCCGCTCGGGGCTGAAGGACCCGAGGGACGCGGCCATCCTGTTCCTGGTGATTGGCCTGGGCATGGCGTGTGGCCACGGGAACCTGGTGGTGGCGCTCGTGGGCACGGGGTTCGTGGCGACGCTGCTCTTCTTGCTGGACCTGTTCGAGAAGAAGGCCATGGCGACGAAGGACGCGAAGCAGCGGCTGGTGGTGTCCGCGCAGGCGGACGACCTGGTGTGCGCGGAGGCCACGCTGAGGGCGGCGCTGGGGGAGCGCAACGTGCTGGTGAAGAGCTGCGCGATGGACTTCTCCGCGCGGCGGGTGGAGCTGGAAGTGGAGGAGCCGGAGCCTGGAAGCCTGGCGGCGGCATTGGGACGGACGGAAGGGGCGCCCTTGCGGGGCCTGCGGTGGACGGCGGTGAGCGCGAAGGGCGCGCGGGAGGAGCTGGTATGAAGTTCAGGAAGCTGGCGGTGCTGTTCGCGGCATGCGGGGCGCTCGCCGCCTGTGGGGGTGGCGGAGGCAGTCTGCCCAAGGGGAATGATCCGGGCGCGCCCACGACGAATCCGGACGGTTCAGTGGACCTGCCTGGCAACGCGGTGGACCCCGACAAGGGCGGCGGCACGAAGCCGGATCAACAGGCGGAGATGACGACGCTCTGGCCGCTGACCACGGGCTCCACGTGGACCTACCGCATCACCGACGACGTGGAAGGCGTCTTCAACAAGGTGGTGACGGTGCAGGGCCCGGAGACGGTGCCGGGCACGACGATGTCCGCGGTGAAGGTGCACAGCCGGCAGGACCGCACGAAGTCCGGCACGGTCTACGAAGAGAACTCCTGGCAGTTGGAGCTGACCAACGGGCTGGTGGTGCGCCTGCGCGAGGAGGACATCCTGGACGGGCTGCCCTCGAAGGCGACGACCTGGTCCCCGGCGATGATGAAGTCCCTGGCGACGATGCCGGCCTCCGTGCCCTGGGAGCACCAGGACCAGGTGCGGGAGCTGATCACCTACGCGGCGGGCGGAACGGAGGGGAAGGACCCGAAGTACGTCTGGAAGGTGCTGGAGAAGGACGTCACGGTGACGACGCCCGCGGGCACGTTCACCAATGCCATCAAGGTCCTGCGCGACAAGCTGAAAAAGAACGGCGAGGTGAAGGAGGAGAAGTCACGCACCTACTGGCTGGTTCCCGGCGTGGGCAAGGTCCGCGAGGAGGGCGAACGGCTGGAGGAGCTGCTGTCCTACGACGTGAAGAAGTCGTAGGTCGCTGATTCATCTGGATGGGATTGAGGCCCGGGTTGGCGCGAGGGACGCGCTGGCCCGGGCCTTCGTTTTCGACTCTAGAAAGCGCGATCGATCAACATAGCAAATCTCAACCAACCCCACCGAAACAGCGTCACTACATCAATCAACAAGCCCCTCATAAATAGGCCCCACCCAATATTCACCAGACACCAGCACCTCTCCCCTGCGCGCAAGACGCCTCGTATCCTCCTTCATCAAAAACACAACCTTCGGAACACAAGCCACAAGAATTCCGTACGCGATCGCAAACCCCCCCCCCATTAGGCTCTTGGCCGTCTCACTCATCCCTGAATCCAACTGTTTCACGAGCGCCAAGACAAATGCCCCAAGCAGCACAGGATCAATCTCCACTTCATCAGAAACAATCTCACCAACACCACTCTCAATCCCCACCGCCTCCTCCAAGGCTCGCACCTGAGAAACAAAAAGCCGAGCCATTCTAAGCGATGGATTCCACACCACACTATCTTGCCACTGGAAAAGCACCCCCACATCTACCTCCATCGAATCCGTATTTCGACATTTGGATACTGTTCCCGAAGAACATCTACAGCAGCCTCGATAGCACTCCTAAACTCAGGCGTAACCGGATCTGTAAAATCCAACC
This genomic interval carries:
- the tmk gene encoding dTMP kinase; this encodes MFIDFEGIDGSGKTTLSNLLASRLKRLGYKVAHAREGGELQSPTARRIRELTRDAKLLEMSPRAEFFLNLARDAQQLEEVIAPALKRGEVCITDRYLYSQLALTGGGRGLKEAQLLPACELASQGLWPDLVILVDVDPDLARLRKRLGKVQSGKVNDADSRKGLVGAGLAVRVREAFLAQARKDPARWIILENNDQPLRVLEQRLVEAVVARLEGREQPVQRLVPAPPPPMPGVASVDDVEERFFRAVDGLEAREPQLAAWLLNGIPGLPAHQRRVAYAERLPGLVARSLNGLDDDTSWTLREVLAPSVPVDVAEGLGFVTSPRSHALRQRLYAPAPAAVLEGLKRQDSPEAWALRERGVRDGHLAAVLLGLAGVDGEESWVLREAGMQRKLYTEVARSLGGLTTERAEALREALIPHDRLAVLKSTTGLETPVAVGLREQLEKGALKLVLRSLTGVDTPRAWAMRERGVQSTKEALDSVDGMDSPRAWKLRASAARRWPATVVSSMRGLPLVAETRALLDRILEEQPGKLPVLRNAYAVVAHARALEHAQRPARALAEMLSVDAGRQEA
- a CDS encoding DUF4956 domain-containing protein, which codes for MEGPFGALFQDVEQELSALSMGSILPRLVAAALIGALLSSRPWRMLTGKPLPKVEMVQAQILLCAAAAVITAVIGNSVAKAFGLVGLGGFVRFRSGLKDPRDAAILFLVIGLGMACGHGNLVVALVGTGFVATLLFLLDLFEKKAMATKDAKQRLVVSAQADDLVCAEATLRAALGERNVLVKSCAMDFSARRVELEVEEPEPGSLAAALGRTEGAPLRGLRWTAVSAKGAREELV
- a CDS encoding DUF6086 family protein, with amino-acid sequence MLFQWQDSVVWNPSLRMARLFVSQVRALEEAVGIESGVGEIVSDEVEIDPVLLGAFVLALVKQLDSGMSETAKSLMGGGFAIAYGILVACVPKVVFLMKEDTRRLARRGEVLVSGEYWVGPIYEGLVD